A region of the Chryseobacterium gotjawalense genome:
TGAATCCCCTAAATATTCTTCCAAAGAAAGTACATCGGGATTAAGCGATCCGAATAAGAAACCTTTATAAGCCTCAAACTTTGCCACTTTTACTAAATCATGAGAACCTTCGCAATTGAACTGTTCTGGATAGCCGCCTGTTTTTCCGTCTTTTACTTTTAATAATTTTCCAGCATTACTAAAAGTCCAGCCGTGGAACGGGCAGGTAAAAGTGGACTTGTTTCCTTTTTTATAACGGCACAACTGGGCTCCTTTATGGGTACAAGAATTGATTAAAGCATTTAATTCTCCCTGTTTGTCTCTGGTAATGACTACGGATTGTCTTCCTATGGAAGTGGTATAATAATCGTTTATGTTGGGGATTTGAGATTCGTGAGCAAGATAAACCCAGTTGCCCTCGAAAATATATTTCATTTCCAACTCAAACAATTCTTCGTTTGTAAAAGATTCCCTGTTATGACGGTAAATACCATGCTCTTTGTCGTGAACGATCAGGCTGTCCAGGTATTCAGAAGTTACTTTTTTCATAATTTAAAATTTTTAAATTTCAAGACCATAAACTCCTTATTCGAATTATAACAATTCAAATTTTCAGTATATAACCTTATTGAAATCTGGATTTGTCGCTTTTCTTTATGCAAATCCTTTGGGCCGTATTGTTAAACTATGTTTACAATTATGCAGTAGCATGTGATCTGTGGTTTTCGCCAGGAGCAGCATTTGCTATTTCATGAACCATGTTAAAGTCGAAATTAATTTTCGCGAAAGCTTCATCTTTTCCGTACTTGGCCGCATCTTCAGCAGAGATTCTTTCGATATGAGGAACCAATTCCGGACGCGTCGCGAATGCGAAATCATCAAATGTTAATGGATCACCTTCAATATTAATCTGAGTGGTCAACTTTCTATAACCCGGAGCGGTAACAAAAAAGTGAATGTGTGCCGGACGTGCTCCGTGACGGCCTAATAACTGCATCAGGGTATCTGTAGAACCATTTGGTGGACAGGCATATCCAACAGGAACGAAAGATTTGAATTCGTATTTTCCATCTTCAACTACATTGATTGCACGACGTAAATTGAATTCCGGTTGTGAAGAATCAAAGTGAGAATACAGTCCTTTCAGGTTGCAATGCCAGATTTCGACTTTTGCGTTAGGAATAGGATTTCCT
Encoded here:
- the catA gene encoding catechol 1,2-dioxygenase; the encoded protein is MKRIDQKRIDETLALIKSSEKEGAGNERIKTIVNRLLEDLFNAMADLDITSEEMWKACDWLTQTGKNNEYGLVFAGLGIEKFMDVQMDWEDEQAGIENKTPRTIEGPLYVAGSPESTSYATLETEPEPNGERLFMSGVVRDEKGNPIPNAKVEIWHCNLKGLYSHFDSSQPEFNLRRAINVVEDGKYEFKSFVPVGYACPPNGSTDTLMQLLGRHGARPAHIHFFVTAPGYRKLTTQINIEGDPLTFDDFAFATRPELVPHIERISAEDAAKYGKDEAFAKINFDFNMVHEIANAAPGENHRSHATA